The following are encoded in a window of Lentisphaera araneosa HTCC2155 genomic DNA:
- a CDS encoding discoidin domain-containing protein: MNKEILMSLGLGLAMTSLAQEKIEVVDASASNVFKNYSVEKAYDCNISDKSRWIGKADTDGQVWLELKLGEKQELSGVHIYSGYGNNDAIEDFHFEFKNDAGEWVKIPSAVILGNKSTALSLPFDTTIDVVTDTLRLVVSKSKGNIARVKELVVWPATGKAMPGIKGLPGSNQTEAEANTDIPLIYLNQSGFNLGKTKRFTAPKTEDGTPFEVINKRTGSVEFSGSVTNHTGDFTEFNPDSNDEFVVKAGEHESFPFRIGHWWLERVTYQNAVTFMDQSRHYFGTHKKECRASYGWRDDHHFAWELTTLVPQYLSNPSAYDRMPKNIRYEQRDEFNGALEPFKENAPDIVKLIHFGADVIVTQELKHAYLKEQLAFFLYAWPALEQWLPKQNYTVVRDYVFGVWAKTSVDHKYPYPGKTKSHNLFKVDPNYGSNKGELPPGHSVLPNLLMYEVAKREKRDDAERYFEAAYNQVDWMVKSLDWNDPKTTKGQRMSEHVTMTGLALMLKQYPDRAPQGLEQKIEEWKKIVIGRSENMWDFRKLSDIQWVPTGPKRTMWNEPGNLIGFPACALAALSVTPDSSPNERLREISKAQMDNAFGRNPTGRHFSYDAPREIEGCELGWYKFHHGGIGQLANTRFVFDAAPKNEHYPYNPEVGNVGWYEGWVNFNTCFNLSLAYMAYDDTELLVDKKKGVIRLKAPLNFDYDKLEKARVQIVRNGKLEDIELTEENVNSAWLSISGVDFSGVTEVSYGYGYFKRFWSGESSDFHNQLKRKINK; encoded by the coding sequence ATGAACAAAGAGATACTGATGAGCTTGGGTCTTGGACTTGCGATGACAAGTCTGGCCCAAGAGAAAATTGAAGTTGTTGATGCCAGTGCGTCAAATGTTTTTAAAAACTATAGCGTTGAAAAAGCGTATGATTGCAACATATCCGATAAGTCGCGCTGGATTGGAAAGGCTGATACAGATGGTCAGGTTTGGCTTGAGTTGAAGTTGGGAGAGAAGCAGGAGCTCAGTGGCGTACACATCTATAGTGGCTACGGAAACAATGATGCCATTGAGGATTTTCATTTTGAATTCAAAAATGATGCAGGGGAATGGGTAAAGATTCCATCGGCGGTGATTTTAGGAAATAAATCGACTGCTCTGAGCTTGCCTTTTGATACAACTATTGATGTTGTCACGGATACACTGCGACTTGTCGTAAGCAAGTCAAAAGGAAATATTGCACGCGTAAAAGAGCTTGTGGTATGGCCGGCTACAGGAAAGGCTATGCCAGGTATTAAAGGATTGCCCGGTTCGAACCAGACCGAAGCTGAAGCCAATACAGACATTCCTCTAATTTACCTGAATCAAAGCGGATTCAATCTAGGGAAGACCAAGCGCTTTACGGCACCCAAGACCGAGGATGGAACACCATTTGAGGTGATTAATAAACGAACAGGTTCGGTGGAGTTTTCTGGTAGTGTTACCAATCACACCGGTGATTTTACTGAGTTTAATCCGGATAGTAATGATGAATTTGTGGTCAAAGCCGGTGAACACGAGTCGTTTCCATTTCGGATCGGTCATTGGTGGTTAGAGCGTGTTACATATCAGAATGCAGTGACTTTTATGGATCAGAGCCGGCACTATTTTGGTACTCATAAAAAGGAGTGTCGAGCTTCTTACGGTTGGCGTGATGACCACCATTTTGCTTGGGAATTAACTACCTTGGTGCCGCAGTATTTATCTAACCCGAGTGCTTATGACCGTATGCCTAAAAACATCCGCTACGAACAACGCGATGAATTCAATGGAGCCTTGGAGCCGTTCAAAGAAAATGCGCCTGATATTGTAAAACTGATTCATTTCGGAGCTGACGTTATCGTCACTCAGGAGCTTAAACACGCTTATCTTAAAGAGCAGTTGGCGTTTTTTCTCTACGCCTGGCCGGCACTCGAACAATGGCTTCCCAAGCAGAATTACACAGTAGTTCGAGATTACGTGTTCGGAGTTTGGGCTAAAACATCGGTTGACCATAAATACCCGTACCCGGGAAAAACTAAATCTCACAATCTGTTCAAGGTTGATCCAAACTATGGTTCAAACAAAGGAGAACTACCTCCAGGGCACTCTGTGCTCCCGAATCTGCTTATGTATGAAGTGGCTAAACGTGAGAAGCGCGATGATGCCGAGCGTTATTTTGAGGCAGCCTATAATCAGGTTGACTGGATGGTGAAAAGTCTGGACTGGAACGATCCTAAGACGACTAAAGGACAGCGGATGTCTGAGCATGTGACAATGACCGGCCTGGCTTTGATGCTGAAACAATATCCGGATCGTGCTCCGCAAGGTCTTGAACAAAAAATTGAAGAGTGGAAAAAAATTGTCATTGGGCGTTCTGAAAACATGTGGGATTTCCGCAAGCTGTCCGATATTCAATGGGTTCCGACCGGGCCAAAACGCACCATGTGGAATGAACCAGGTAATTTGATCGGATTCCCCGCGTGTGCACTTGCTGCATTAAGTGTTACTCCTGACAGTTCGCCAAATGAGCGTTTACGCGAGATTTCAAAGGCACAGATGGATAATGCCTTCGGCCGCAACCCGACGGGTCGCCATTTTTCATATGATGCGCCTCGAGAGATCGAAGGGTGTGAACTTGGCTGGTATAAATTTCACCACGGCGGAATAGGACAACTTGCCAATACTCGCTTTGTATTTGATGCTGCTCCTAAAAATGAACACTACCCGTACAACCCAGAGGTGGGAAATGTTGGCTGGTATGAAGGCTGGGTCAACTTCAATACATGTTTTAATTTAAGCTTGGCTTATATGGCCTACGATGATACAGAGTTGCTTGTTGATAAGAAAAAAGGTGTGATTCGCTTAAAAGCTCCACTGAATTTCGATTATGATAAACTTGAGAAGGCAAGGGTTCAGATTGTCCGCAATGGTAAGCTTGAGGATATTGAACTTACAGAGGAAAATGTAAACTCTGCGTGGCTATCTATCAGCGGAGTTGATTTCTCTGGTGTAACTGAGGTTTCGTATGGTTATGGATATTTCAAGCGTTTCTGGAGCGGGGAGTCATCTGATTTTCACAATCAATTAAAGAGAAAAATAAATAAGTGA
- a CDS encoding GDSL-type esterase/lipase family protein: protein MFKQLCIVMAVCVCVLSVSAEKGNVAKATTILCIGDSITEGGKSFSVYRYPLNKKLMDAGYNITFIGPKSATKGGVTLSHAGYGGKKTASLDKLFNGIYAAHTADIILIHSAHNSFHHHKPVKGIVANLESIVNKARAVNPKVTILLGQGITSGKLPKYSYIPQLNVEVGKLAKRLHTEQSPVIAVDHATGFDWKTDTTKDKVHPNAQGAEKMASKWFEALEKLPQLKKGSAAAR from the coding sequence ATGTTTAAACAATTGTGTATTGTGATGGCTGTGTGTGTCTGTGTACTTAGTGTCTCGGCAGAGAAAGGAAATGTGGCTAAAGCGACAACTATTTTATGTATCGGAGATTCAATAACAGAGGGAGGTAAAAGCTTCTCGGTCTACCGATATCCCCTCAACAAAAAGCTAATGGATGCTGGTTATAATATAACGTTTATAGGACCAAAAAGTGCAACAAAGGGCGGCGTTACACTTTCACATGCTGGATACGGTGGTAAAAAAACGGCTTCTTTAGACAAGCTATTTAATGGCATTTATGCCGCACATACTGCAGATATTATTTTGATTCATTCAGCTCATAACTCTTTCCATCATCACAAACCTGTAAAAGGGATAGTGGCAAACCTGGAGTCGATTGTTAATAAGGCCAGGGCTGTAAACCCTAAGGTTACCATACTCCTAGGGCAAGGGATCACCAGCGGCAAACTCCCCAAGTATTCTTATATTCCACAACTGAATGTTGAGGTTGGTAAATTGGCGAAACGTTTACATACTGAACAGAGCCCTGTTATTGCAGTAGACCATGCTACAGGCTTTGACTGGAAAACCGATACGACTAAAGATAAAGTTCATCCCAATGCTCAAGGTGCTGAAAAAATGGCGTCAAAATGGTTTGAGGCTCTTGAGAAACTGCCGCAATTGAAGAAAGGCTCAGCGGCAGCGAGGTAA
- a CDS encoding prepilin-type N-terminal cleavage/methylation domain-containing protein produces MKKNRYVSLIEILVVISIIAILASILLPVLGKARRTSKVVLSINNLKQLYLGANMYVLDNDGKFFRCSVNPHENETSVWWGRKVYEAIKPGSSYIMGAGSSYHDLHACPIITTEGQYNLSGNWRGFSSYSLNRYFNDSHRKMSDIAGEGKLEVFMGAAQPLTNWRAYPRLDSTDITNSGSWTGLTYVYPKSKSLGSFIDGSARLISVGEGAMMSPLVGDGSTFE; encoded by the coding sequence ATGAAAAAGAATCGGTACGTATCTTTGATAGAGATTTTAGTGGTCATCAGCATCATTGCTATCTTGGCTTCAATACTTCTTCCAGTCTTAGGTAAAGCGAGAAGAACCTCAAAAGTTGTCTTGTCAATAAATAACTTAAAGCAACTATACCTTGGGGCCAATATGTATGTTTTAGATAATGATGGTAAATTTTTTAGGTGTTCTGTGAATCCCCATGAGAATGAAACTAGTGTTTGGTGGGGAAGAAAGGTCTACGAAGCCATAAAACCTGGTTCGAGTTATATAATGGGAGCGGGTAGTTCATACCATGATTTGCATGCTTGTCCAATCATTACTACAGAGGGGCAGTACAATCTTAGCGGTAATTGGCGTGGTTTTTCATCTTATAGCCTGAATAGATATTTTAATGATAGTCATAGAAAAATGTCGGATATTGCTGGTGAAGGTAAGCTGGAAGTCTTTATGGGAGCTGCCCAACCCTTAACTAATTGGCGGGCATATCCTAGGCTAGATTCTACAGATATCACAAATTCCGGTAGCTGGACGGGGCTTACTTATGTCTACCCAAAGAGTAAGTCTTTAGGCTCTTTTATTGATGGAAGTGCCAGATTAATTAGTGTAGGTGAAGGTGCCATGATGTCGCCCCTGGTGGGTGACGGTAGCACCTTTGAGTGA
- a CDS encoding discoidin domain-containing protein, translating into MRKEIFMILSLGLAMTGLAKEKIEVVGARASAVYKEYQASNAIDGVISDKSRWVGVKDEYGKIWLALEFKQKSSVSSFQLYSGRGKTDAIDSFHVEIKNQSGEWVKVPGSAVSKNKSIQREVVFEAPVTVKELRVMITKTLGDIARVKEVVLYSDTPSKSKKRILTI; encoded by the coding sequence ATGAGAAAAGAAATATTTATGATTTTGAGCCTTGGACTTGCGATGACAGGTCTGGCGAAAGAGAAAATTGAAGTTGTGGGAGCCAGGGCATCTGCAGTTTACAAAGAGTACCAAGCATCAAACGCCATTGATGGTGTGATCTCAGATAAATCCCGTTGGGTTGGTGTCAAAGATGAATATGGCAAAATCTGGCTTGCTTTAGAATTTAAGCAGAAGAGCTCTGTCAGCAGTTTTCAACTGTATTCAGGTCGCGGAAAGACGGATGCCATAGATAGTTTTCATGTAGAAATTAAAAATCAGAGTGGAGAGTGGGTGAAGGTCCCCGGTTCAGCAGTAAGCAAGAATAAAAGTATCCAGCGTGAAGTTGTTTTTGAAGCTCCAGTGACTGTTAAAGAACTCCGTGTAATGATTACTAAGACACTGGGTGACATTGCCCGGGTGAAAGAGGTGGTGTTATACAGTGATACTCCTTCTAAAAGTAAAAAAAGGATACTTACAATATAG
- a CDS encoding ThuA domain-containing protein codes for MKKHLFILFSLLMLNTVIAEQVKPIKVLMITGGGWHDYKTQAPLLKKTIESQINATIDIKWTSTKEHPVKPKTEVLPQIMATDFAKGYDVVFHNHCHVGFKDDIKINEVIDNHIKNKVGVVLTHGSFHSFRDTNAWDRLCGVHCKTHGRKAPIDVEFINKTHPVSKAINLDRFKTSEGELYRTKLNEGTVAIAKGTTLAGNKSDHTQICVFAHELDGIRVFGTTLGHHNSTMEMPEYKKMIINAILWTSGKIDKDGKIQDGYLKPREK; via the coding sequence GTGAAAAAACATTTATTCATTTTATTCTCATTACTCATGCTGAACACGGTGATTGCCGAGCAAGTAAAACCGATAAAAGTCTTAATGATCACTGGCGGTGGCTGGCATGATTACAAAACCCAAGCGCCTTTACTAAAAAAGACTATTGAATCACAAATAAATGCTACCATAGATATTAAGTGGACCAGTACAAAAGAGCACCCTGTCAAACCAAAAACTGAGGTCCTACCTCAGATTATGGCGACGGATTTCGCCAAGGGCTACGATGTGGTATTTCACAATCATTGCCATGTGGGATTTAAAGATGACATCAAAATTAACGAAGTCATTGATAATCATATCAAAAATAAAGTTGGCGTGGTTTTAACCCATGGAAGTTTTCATAGCTTTAGAGACACCAATGCCTGGGATCGTCTCTGTGGTGTCCATTGCAAAACACACGGGCGCAAAGCTCCTATTGACGTTGAATTCATCAATAAAACACACCCCGTATCAAAAGCGATAAATCTTGATCGTTTTAAAACAAGTGAGGGCGAATTATATCGTACGAAATTAAATGAAGGTACAGTGGCCATAGCCAAGGGAACAACTTTAGCTGGTAATAAAAGCGATCATACCCAAATTTGTGTCTTTGCACACGAGCTTGATGGAATTCGCGTTTTTGGAACCACTCTTGGGCATCACAATAGCACTATGGAAATGCCTGAGTATAAAAAAATGATCATCAATGCAATCCTTTGGACATCTGGAAAGATTGATAAAGATGGCAAGATCCAAGACGGTTACCTTAAACCTAGAGAAAAATAA
- the tnpA gene encoding IS200/IS605 family transposase — MSYVQSYYHIVFSVKERLPLLKQDIREDIYKYIWGICKNKGCYLYRIGGIEDHIHMLINLHTSLCLADFIRDLKTSTTTWIKSENIISKFPGWQSEYAAISKSFNELPVTIEYIKNQEDHHKKMTWKEELITLFDSAGVDYKKEFLK; from the coding sequence ATGTCTTACGTACAATCTTATTATCATATAGTTTTTTCGGTTAAAGAAAGACTACCCTTATTAAAGCAAGATATACGAGAAGATATTTATAAGTATATATGGGGGATATGTAAGAATAAGGGATGTTATTTATATCGAATAGGTGGAATAGAGGATCATATCCATATGCTTATTAATCTTCATACTAGTCTATGTCTTGCGGATTTTATTCGAGACTTAAAAACATCTACAACAACTTGGATAAAGTCAGAAAATATCATATCAAAATTTCCAGGCTGGCAAAGTGAATATGCAGCTATAAGTAAATCGTTTAATGAACTTCCAGTAACAATTGAGTATATAAAAAATCAGGAAGATCATCATAAAAAGATGACATGGAAAGAAGAGTTGATCACTTTATTTGATAGTGCTGGAGTGGATTATAAAAAAGAATTTTTGAAGTAG
- a CDS encoding SGNH/GDSL hydrolase family protein, with protein MKAFIISVLIVTAFQTGFANKENTGLAKDPAEIVDFILKNTQSKVQTPAEKVIGDKNFILRGDYSNSRIQFEKNRKGHVAFIGGSITEMNGYRPIVCEMLKKRFPETAFTFTNAGIGSTCSDTGAFRMGRDVLSKGPVDMLFVEFAVNDDQDGGYSRQRCIRGMEGIIAQARKHNPNVDIVITHFVNGSILKKLKKGEAPISVQAHSDVAEQHGVSVNNLAQELADLTTAGKVDWKTFGGVHPKKYGNTMCAAMISNALLDVWSKHLAAGAKISSHKLVSLLDPKSYSRGRFLDVSAVAMDETWQVSVPRWKEDKIAGLVRPRFQQSPLIHSSTVGGKLKVSFSGTAIGAYVLSGPDAALIRCSIDGKLPVEIDPLHRHSGFHYPQTIMFFDDLKDGEHVMELEILDNRSGRRRKGGTAFRALHFTAN; from the coding sequence GTGAAAGCTTTCATCATTTCAGTGCTCATCGTTACCGCCTTTCAGACAGGTTTCGCCAACAAAGAAAACACGGGTCTTGCTAAGGATCCCGCTGAAATTGTAGACTTCATACTTAAGAACACCCAGAGTAAAGTTCAAACACCGGCAGAAAAAGTGATTGGAGATAAGAACTTTATTCTACGTGGTGATTACTCAAACAGCCGTATTCAGTTCGAAAAAAACAGAAAGGGTCACGTGGCTTTTATCGGTGGGTCTATAACCGAGATGAATGGATATCGACCTATTGTCTGTGAGATGCTTAAAAAACGTTTTCCAGAGACCGCATTTACGTTTACGAATGCTGGGATTGGTTCCACCTGTTCAGATACCGGAGCATTCCGCATGGGGCGTGATGTCCTGTCTAAAGGTCCAGTTGACATGCTTTTTGTCGAATTTGCGGTAAATGATGATCAGGATGGTGGCTATAGCCGTCAGCGCTGTATACGCGGTATGGAGGGGATCATTGCTCAAGCCCGTAAACACAATCCGAATGTTGATATTGTTATAACACATTTTGTGAATGGATCAATCTTGAAAAAACTGAAGAAAGGAGAGGCGCCGATATCGGTTCAGGCTCACAGTGATGTAGCAGAGCAGCATGGAGTATCGGTTAATAATCTGGCTCAAGAGCTGGCTGATCTGACTACTGCAGGAAAGGTTGACTGGAAAACATTTGGTGGAGTTCATCCTAAGAAATACGGGAACACAATGTGTGCAGCTATGATCAGTAATGCGTTGCTTGATGTTTGGAGTAAGCATCTCGCAGCTGGAGCAAAGATAAGTTCACATAAGCTTGTGTCATTACTTGACCCGAAGAGTTATAGTCGTGGGCGTTTTCTTGATGTCTCAGCAGTCGCAATGGATGAAACATGGCAGGTCTCTGTTCCGCGATGGAAGGAAGATAAGATTGCAGGTCTTGTTCGCCCACGTTTTCAACAGTCGCCACTGATCCATAGTTCAACCGTTGGAGGTAAGCTAAAGGTCTCATTTTCAGGAACGGCGATTGGTGCATATGTTCTTTCGGGTCCCGATGCGGCATTGATCCGCTGTAGCATTGATGGGAAACTACCGGTTGAGATTGATCCGCTTCACAGGCACAGTGGATTCCACTATCCACAGACAATTATGTTTTTTGATGACTTGAAAGATGGTGAGCACGTAATGGAGTTAGAGATACTAGATAATCGATCAGGACGCAGGAGAAAAGGTGGAACAGCATTCAGAGCATTGCATTTTACCGCGAATTAA
- a CDS encoding DUF7133 domain-containing protein: MKKIILTALLSTLITPAWSETKLIKTIFSDSKITPSPAVLCAAATGEVYVGVDMQGSLGKEGGLGKIIRLIDSDHDGVADKHTLYAKVDNPRGLVAVGNKLFVLHSVFGKEGFIDNQYISVFTDANDDGVADGPPKTLVKDIGNHAPLKGRGTDHSTNGLRLGIDGWLYISVGDFGFQNAIGADGKSLNYQGGGVVRVRPDGSGLENFVHGTRNVYDVAIDPFMNVFTRENNNDGVGWWIRFSHYIQSGEYGYPSLYMNFPEDIIPALNEYGGGSGTGALFLSEPGWPDKYNNKALLCDWGRSQIFIHDVKAQGPSFIAKEPETFVKSRQVTDIDVDASGRVYISAWAGASFKGHNAKGYVESYIPEGLEYKPFPKLSEVSEQELLKYLASESQTARVDAQQEILARKASQLLPAIATQAKDAKLSLAARVAAVYTIAQLGGQEALPTLEKLYPVVELREHLVRCMGDQLAMAKKADATLLIKALSDSNDRVKVAAAVALGRTGNKSVAPALLALANPPAINPELLKNMGDQSQKQKYHSTPMHDRLLGHVARQSLLLLDAQDETISALNSKDENLQAAALFTMKYFHSNKVVDALIARVKSTTKPEFKNNIVKTLIRLHQKEKQFDTSYVWWKTRPNPHGPYYYHENWDATDKINVFLKSYMEPLNQAEKDVITEEMKRCQAISKSPKKKKKVQTVGKTSLEDLMASLDKHKGNVGRGKKVINKIGCIGCHNIEAGQVVKGPDLTKLTKVSKQDIAMSIVRPAESISKSWVNITLKNGTEHTGTLLKRTKSEVTISNIAGIKTNIKTADIKSTEPGPSMMLMHLADSLTLREFADLIEYIKKLNK, from the coding sequence ATGAAAAAAATAATCCTAACAGCACTACTAAGTACTTTGATCACCCCAGCATGGTCAGAAACCAAATTAATAAAAACAATATTTTCTGACAGTAAAATCACGCCATCTCCAGCCGTTCTTTGTGCAGCTGCCACAGGTGAAGTTTATGTTGGTGTGGATATGCAGGGCTCTCTTGGCAAAGAAGGTGGTTTGGGTAAGATTATTCGTTTAATTGACAGTGATCATGACGGTGTCGCAGATAAACATACCCTTTATGCAAAAGTTGATAATCCCCGCGGACTTGTGGCTGTAGGTAATAAACTATTCGTTTTGCATTCTGTTTTCGGGAAAGAGGGATTCATCGACAACCAATACATTTCCGTTTTTACTGATGCCAATGATGATGGAGTTGCGGATGGCCCTCCCAAAACTTTAGTTAAGGATATCGGCAATCACGCGCCCCTCAAAGGACGTGGGACCGACCATAGTACCAACGGTCTTCGCCTTGGCATTGATGGCTGGCTTTATATTTCAGTTGGTGACTTTGGCTTTCAGAATGCCATTGGCGCTGATGGAAAGTCTCTCAACTATCAGGGGGGCGGTGTTGTCCGCGTTCGTCCAGATGGCAGTGGACTGGAAAACTTTGTTCACGGTACGAGAAATGTATACGATGTTGCCATTGATCCTTTTATGAATGTCTTTACTCGTGAAAATAATAATGACGGCGTCGGTTGGTGGATTCGCTTCAGTCATTACATACAAAGTGGTGAATATGGTTACCCTTCTCTCTATATGAACTTTCCGGAGGACATCATTCCCGCTTTGAATGAATACGGTGGAGGTTCAGGAACTGGAGCATTATTTTTGAGTGAACCGGGCTGGCCCGACAAATATAATAACAAAGCTCTTCTTTGTGATTGGGGTAGATCCCAGATCTTTATTCACGATGTAAAAGCTCAAGGTCCTTCATTTATTGCAAAGGAACCCGAGACTTTTGTCAAATCCAGACAAGTAACCGATATTGATGTCGATGCTTCTGGACGAGTTTATATCTCAGCCTGGGCAGGTGCCAGCTTCAAAGGTCATAATGCAAAAGGCTATGTAGAAAGTTACATTCCAGAAGGTCTAGAATATAAGCCATTCCCTAAACTAAGTGAAGTCAGCGAGCAGGAACTTCTTAAGTACTTAGCATCTGAGAGTCAAACTGCCCGTGTGGATGCACAGCAGGAGATTCTAGCTCGCAAGGCAAGTCAGCTATTGCCTGCAATTGCTACTCAAGCAAAAGATGCCAAGCTTTCTCTTGCAGCTCGTGTCGCAGCTGTTTATACCATAGCTCAATTAGGAGGACAAGAGGCACTTCCTACACTGGAGAAACTCTATCCCGTAGTTGAACTTCGCGAGCATCTTGTTCGCTGTATGGGCGATCAGTTGGCAATGGCTAAAAAAGCTGATGCCACTTTATTAATTAAAGCACTTTCAGACTCTAACGATCGTGTAAAAGTTGCTGCTGCTGTAGCATTGGGCCGCACTGGAAATAAATCGGTAGCCCCTGCCCTTTTAGCATTGGCGAATCCTCCAGCAATAAATCCCGAGCTGCTTAAAAACATGGGTGATCAGTCGCAAAAACAAAAGTATCATTCAACTCCAATGCATGACAGACTTTTGGGACATGTTGCTCGTCAATCCTTACTTTTGTTGGATGCCCAGGATGAGACAATCTCTGCCTTGAATTCAAAAGACGAAAATCTGCAGGCTGCCGCTCTTTTTACCATGAAGTACTTTCACAGTAATAAAGTTGTGGATGCTTTAATAGCGCGAGTTAAATCTACAACAAAGCCAGAATTTAAAAATAATATTGTCAAGACCCTCATTCGTCTTCATCAAAAAGAAAAACAGTTTGATACTAGCTATGTATGGTGGAAAACACGCCCCAATCCACATGGCCCCTACTACTACCATGAAAATTGGGATGCTACAGATAAAATAAACGTCTTCCTAAAGTCCTACATGGAACCCCTGAATCAGGCAGAAAAAGATGTGATTACTGAGGAAATGAAACGCTGTCAGGCAATCTCTAAATCACCTAAGAAAAAGAAGAAAGTACAAACTGTTGGTAAAACTTCTTTGGAAGATCTCATGGCCTCATTAGATAAACACAAAGGTAATGTAGGCAGGGGTAAAAAAGTCATCAATAAAATTGGCTGTATTGGCTGTCATAATATTGAAGCTGGTCAAGTCGTAAAAGGTCCAGACCTGACTAAACTGACTAAGGTTTCAAAGCAAGATATTGCTATGTCTATTGTTAGACCTGCAGAGTCTATCTCAAAGAGCTGGGTAAATATTACTCTGAAGAACGGTACCGAACATACCGGAACTTTATTAAAGAGGACTAAAAGTGAAGTGACCATTTCTAATATTGCCGGAATAAAGACAAATATTAAAACAGCAGATATAAAATCAACGGAGCCTGGTCCAAGCATGATGTTAATGCACTTGGCTGATAGCCTGACTCTACGGGAATTTGCCGACTTGATCGAATACATCAAAAAACTCAATAAGTAA
- a CDS encoding sialate O-acetylesterase, with product MKIVTLLIIMMSVSVIAEDKTDKPVHLFVLSGQSNMARMNPKTGFIPEAENLFKDEKIVYIKKSMGSQYIHRWLPEWDEIAKSKGLEENHRKKILRDGKVLYYQPILDQYKELLKKYPKPASVTFCWMQGESDAQGRVSVAYKDSLKLLISNFRRDLKRPDMNVVIGRIADYALDKKECVKIRRVQIEIANEDPHGAWVDTDDLNNIEVNGVLKNDIHYSKKGYVVLGQRFARQAHALITGKEPAKDGRP from the coding sequence ATGAAGATAGTAACTCTATTAATAATAATGATGTCAGTTTCTGTAATAGCTGAGGATAAAACAGATAAGCCTGTTCATCTTTTTGTTCTCTCAGGGCAATCTAATATGGCCAGGATGAACCCCAAAACAGGCTTTATACCCGAAGCTGAAAATCTTTTTAAAGATGAAAAAATTGTGTATATAAAAAAATCAATGGGTAGTCAGTATATTCACCGCTGGTTACCAGAGTGGGACGAGATTGCGAAAAGCAAAGGTTTGGAGGAAAATCATAGAAAAAAAATCCTCCGAGATGGCAAGGTCTTATATTATCAGCCAATCCTTGATCAATATAAAGAACTTCTAAAAAAATATCCTAAACCAGCGTCGGTTACTTTCTGTTGGATGCAGGGAGAGAGTGATGCGCAGGGTCGTGTTTCTGTCGCTTACAAAGATTCTCTTAAGTTATTAATTTCTAATTTTCGCCGTGATTTAAAACGTCCGGATATGAATGTCGTTATCGGGCGTATAGCAGATTATGCATTGGATAAAAAGGAATGTGTCAAAATTCGTCGTGTCCAAATTGAAATTGCTAATGAAGATCCCCATGGAGCTTGGGTCGATACAGATGATTTAAATAACATAGAAGTGAACGGTGTGTTGAAAAATGACATTCATTATAGCAAAAAAGGTTACGTCGTTTTAGGTCAACGCTTCGCTCGCCAGGCTCATGCACTTATAACTGGCAAAGAACCAGCAAAAGATGGAAGACCATGA